The region GATTTTGGTAAGATAGTCCAGGCTTTTGGAATTGATTACAGGGAGATTAAAACAAGGCAGGAATTAATTAATCACATAAAAGTTTCGGCTGTTAGAAAACAACCAGCTGTATTTGAGATTAAAACAAATTCTGATGCTTCTTTATTATTAAGAAATAAATTTTGGAAAACGGCTGAATCAACAATAGATAATTATTTGAGGAAACATGAAGTTTGATATAAATGGAATAAAGATTAATGCAGAAATACCTGCTGAGATTGACCCAAATAAAAAATTTATAATTCTTTTACATGGTTTTACCGGCAGTGCAGAAGATTGGCTGCCCATTATCGAGCAGATGCCGAATAACTATAATTATGTTGCAATTGATTTATTAGGGCACGGAAAAAGTGATTCTCCATCAAATAGCCAATCTTATTCAGTTGATGCCTTGATTCAGCAGTTAAAGTTTATAAAAGATAAGCTGACAAAAGAGAAAGTTTTTTTAATTGGTTATTCGATGGGAGGCAGACTAGCGCTAAACTTCTCTGTTAATTACCCTGAGGATGTGATAGGATTAGTTCTCGAGAGTTCTACTGCTGGCATCAAAAACGATGATGAGCGTAATAAGAGATATGAATCAGACTTAAAACTTGTTGAGTACATAGAATCTCATTCAGTTGAAGAGTTTATAGAATTATGGAGCGATCAGGAATTATTTAATACCCAGCGAAGATTTTCAAACGATAAACTAAAAACGTTGAAAAAGAAAAAAGCTGCTGCTGGTAAAACTGGTTATGCAAATTCATTAAGAGGATTCAGTACAGGAATAATGCCGCCGGTTCATGG is a window of Ignavibacterium sp. DNA encoding:
- the menH gene encoding 2-succinyl-6-hydroxy-2,4-cyclohexadiene-1-carboxylate synthase, translated to MKFDINGIKINAEIPAEIDPNKKFIILLHGFTGSAEDWLPIIEQMPNNYNYVAIDLLGHGKSDSPSNSQSYSVDALIQQLKFIKDKLTKEKVFLIGYSMGGRLALNFSVNYPEDVIGLVLESSTAGIKNDDERNKRYESDLKLVEYIESHSVEEFIELWSDQELFNTQRRFSNDKLKTLKKKKAAAGKTGYANSLRGFSTGIMPPVHGELKKIPFKVLLITGDLDSKFTGINARIVKRFFKAKHKIVRNSGHNTHLEEPKRFIEIVTNYLSQF